One segment of Terriglobia bacterium DNA contains the following:
- a CDS encoding GTPase domain-containing protein: MSFINFAAREINCKIVYYGAGLGGKTTNLQHIFDKTVDKQKSKMISLATETDRTLFFDFLPLDLGTVRGFRTRFHLYTVPGQVFYDASRKLILRGVDGVVFVADSQEERMDANIEALENLQENLKEHGYDFKKIPYVLQFNKRDLPSALAVEELKRELAKKDEPTFEAVAFQGKGVFETLKEVARLVLIELKKG; the protein is encoded by the coding sequence TTGAGCTTTATTAACTTTGCCGCACGCGAAATTAACTGCAAGATCGTCTATTACGGCGCCGGTCTGGGCGGTAAGACCACGAATCTGCAGCATATTTTCGATAAGACGGTCGATAAACAGAAGAGCAAGATGATCTCCCTGGCCACGGAAACGGACCGGACGCTCTTCTTCGACTTTCTGCCCCTTGACCTGGGGACTGTCCGCGGCTTCCGCACCCGATTCCACCTCTATACCGTTCCCGGCCAGGTTTTTTACGATGCCAGCAGAAAGCTGATCCTGCGCGGCGTAGATGGCGTGGTTTTTGTGGCCGATTCACAGGAAGAGCGCATGGACGCCAACATTGAAGCGCTGGAAAACCTGCAAGAGAACCTGAAAGAGCATGGTTACGACTTCAAGAAGATCCCTTACGTCCTGCAATTCAATAAACGAGACCTGCCCAGCGCCCTGGCTGTGGAAGAACTGAAACGCGAACTGGCCAAGAAAGACGAGCCTACCTTTGAAGCCGTCGCCTTCCAGGGAAAAGGCGTTTTTGAGACTCTCAAGGAAGTCGCCCGATTGGTGTTGATTGAGTTGAAGAAGGGCTGA